Genomic window (Longimicrobiales bacterium):
ACGATTCGGGCCAGGGCTTCGAACTCGGCGTCGGCGTCGACTGGACCCCCCTGGTTGCCGACCGCCTGACGTTCACCCTGCGCTACGACGGATTCCTGTGGGAAGGTGTGACGAGCAGCGCCCTGACCGGCCGGATTCGCCTGAGTTTCTAGGCGAAACGTATCCGGGAGGCCGAGTACGTCGCGTGGGCTCGGCGGGCGGGCCCTGGCCGCCGCGGTCGGTTCGGTGATAGAGTGGCCGACGGACTTTCATGCACGGCACCTGGACCCAGAAATCGCCACGGGCGCCATCTGGGAACCCAACTCGAAATCAGGCTCGAAGAAACAGGGGGACAGGAATGCGCAAGACTCTCGCCACTTCGATCGCTGTCGCGGCACTTCTGGTTGGGGGCACCGCAGCAGGGGCCGACGGGTCGGACTACGGCCGCTCGGGCTTCTACGTTGGAGCTGGCGGCGGCGTGGCCTGGGACTTTCTGTCCGACTTTATCGAGGACATAACGGTGGGGTTGGTGACTACCGCAGCCGGTGGCTCTGCCAATGCGCGGGTCGGGTACCGGGTCTGGTCCTGGCTCGCGGTGGAGGGGATGTACGAGGGTGCCTATGGAGTGAACCCCGAAGTCCTAGGCTTAGAAATCGCGAATTTCGACACGCACTCCTTGCTGGGCAGCCTCAAGTTCTTCCTGCCGATCTGGCGGGTACACCCCTATTTCTCCCTAGGGGCCGGCGCGCAGTACGGCAACGCCGACTTCATCGACGACATTTTAAGGCCCTTCGACACGAACCGCTGGGATGCAGTCCTCCGCTTTGGATTCGGCGTCGACGCTTACGTCACCGAGAACTGGCTCGTGAACATGGAGCTAGCTCCGGGGATTCGCTTCACGGACTGGGGAGATCTCGGGAGCGAAGCCACGGACAACGTCACGCTCACCCTCACAGCAGGTGTGCAGTACCGCTTCTAAGCGCACACTCGGGAACCTCCATGTGTAAAGTGCGG
Coding sequences:
- a CDS encoding outer membrane beta-barrel protein, encoding MRKTLATSIAVAALLVGGTAAGADGSDYGRSGFYVGAGGGVAWDFLSDFIEDITVGLVTTAAGGSANARVGYRVWSWLAVEGMYEGAYGVNPEVLGLEIANFDTHSLLGSLKFFLPIWRVHPYFSLGAGAQYGNADFIDDILRPFDTNRWDAVLRFGFGVDAYVTENWLVNMELAPGIRFTDWGDLGSEATDNVTLTLTAGVQYRF